The following coding sequences lie in one Candidatus Planktophila sulfonica genomic window:
- a CDS encoding sugar 3,4-ketoisomerase: protein MPNLEQVDSNPFKIASFLDERGNLSVLEFGEISLQPKRIFWINSVPIGVKRASHFHRKCNQILICTQGSVKIYITNSKLVSREFVLEAGSAFLLQVNNLIQYSFLSAETQLLVLADQAYDSTDVFTIDEWNGDTP from the coding sequence ATGCCTAATTTGGAACAAGTAGATTCGAATCCTTTTAAGATTGCATCCTTCTTAGACGAAAGAGGCAACCTCTCCGTTCTTGAGTTTGGGGAAATCTCCTTACAACCAAAAAGAATTTTCTGGATAAACAGTGTTCCGATTGGTGTTAAACGAGCCTCACATTTTCATCGGAAATGTAATCAAATTCTAATCTGCACGCAAGGCAGCGTGAAAATTTATATCACAAATTCAAAATTGGTTTCTCGCGAGTTTGTTTTAGAGGCAGGTTCTGCCTTCTTATTGCAAGTGAATAACCTGATTCAATATTCCTTTCTCTCGGCAGAGACTCAACTATTAGTACTCGCGGACCAGGCATATGACTCAACTGATGTATTCACAATTGATGAATGGAATGGGGATACTCCATGA
- a CDS encoding ABC transporter ATP-binding protein — protein sequence MIEFLSKPKFSILTKSPIYRASRVLSVKDRRKISLVIVVQVCLGLFDLAGVAVFGVMGSLAVSGVQSQSPNSRVGQVLDAIGIANLPFQKQAAILAILATCFLMARTFLTVVVTKRTMLFLSRRGAAISSDLVARLLSKSLLFIQERTTQQTLFALTQGVSTLTIGVLATVVTMISDTSLLILLTAGLFVVDPAIAISTLVVFGSIILFMYKNLHNKAKTLGFAESTLHIKSNEKVLEVLNSYRESVVRNRRNYYSEQIGMLRFDLAKTQAQLSFMPYIGKYVLETSVVLGSLLIAAIQFALHDAVTAVATLSIFLVAGTRISPAALRLQQALIQIKSSLGGSEPTLDLIDALRDTLPATSVNQELDLTHEQFVPRIQIQDISFTYPNSDRQALSGVNLDIQSGSVVALVGPSGGGKTTLVDVILGIIEPNSGKVLISNLTPIDAIQISPGAISYVPQDVSIIDGTVRENIAMGFPVEVATDELVHNAIELAGLKEFVATLPNGLDTYVGEKGARISGGQRQRLGIARALFTNPKLLVLDEATSALDGETESRITDSILSLKGKVTVLMVAHRLSTVRNADQVVYMSEGSIKAVGTFESVRNTVPDFDTQAQLMGL from the coding sequence GTGATTGAATTTTTATCAAAGCCTAAATTTTCTATATTAACGAAGAGCCCAATTTACAGAGCTTCTCGCGTATTGAGCGTCAAAGACCGAAGAAAAATCTCATTAGTTATTGTTGTTCAAGTCTGCCTAGGACTTTTCGATCTCGCAGGAGTGGCAGTTTTCGGCGTAATGGGATCTTTGGCAGTATCAGGGGTTCAATCACAATCTCCAAATAGTCGAGTGGGTCAAGTCCTGGATGCAATTGGGATAGCTAATCTTCCATTTCAGAAACAAGCTGCAATTCTTGCAATTCTTGCCACGTGCTTTCTAATGGCTCGAACATTTCTAACGGTGGTTGTAACCAAGCGAACGATGTTATTTCTTAGCAGAAGAGGCGCTGCGATTTCATCCGATTTGGTGGCCAGACTTCTTTCTAAATCCCTCCTGTTTATTCAAGAGAGAACTACGCAGCAAACCTTATTTGCGCTTACTCAAGGTGTTTCAACCTTAACGATAGGCGTACTAGCCACAGTTGTGACCATGATTTCAGATACCTCTTTACTGATCCTCTTAACTGCAGGCTTATTTGTAGTTGATCCGGCAATAGCCATAAGCACTTTGGTTGTGTTTGGATCAATCATTCTTTTTATGTATAAGAATTTACATAATAAGGCGAAGACTCTTGGATTTGCAGAATCAACGCTGCACATAAAAAGCAATGAAAAAGTCTTAGAGGTTTTGAATTCCTATCGAGAATCAGTGGTCAGAAACCGCAGGAATTACTACTCTGAGCAGATTGGCATGCTCAGATTTGATCTGGCCAAAACACAAGCACAACTCAGCTTCATGCCGTATATTGGCAAATACGTATTGGAGACTTCAGTAGTACTCGGCTCGTTATTGATTGCAGCAATTCAATTTGCATTGCATGATGCCGTCACAGCTGTTGCTACTCTGTCGATATTCTTAGTTGCGGGAACTCGCATTTCACCTGCGGCGCTCAGGCTTCAGCAAGCATTAATTCAAATCAAATCTAGTCTTGGCGGCAGTGAACCAACGCTAGATTTGATTGATGCTTTACGTGACACATTACCTGCAACTAGCGTCAACCAAGAGCTTGACTTAACTCACGAACAATTTGTACCGAGAATTCAAATTCAAGATATATCGTTCACCTATCCCAATAGTGATAGACAAGCTTTGTCAGGGGTCAATCTGGATATCCAAAGCGGAAGCGTTGTCGCTCTTGTAGGTCCTTCCGGCGGAGGCAAAACCACTTTAGTTGATGTAATTCTCGGAATCATTGAACCCAATTCAGGCAAGGTATTGATTTCGAACCTGACACCGATTGATGCGATTCAAATTTCCCCAGGTGCAATTTCGTATGTTCCCCAGGATGTTTCGATTATCGATGGCACTGTGAGAGAAAATATCGCAATGGGATTTCCGGTTGAGGTTGCGACAGATGAGTTAGTTCATAACGCCATTGAATTGGCCGGGTTGAAGGAATTTGTCGCCACTCTTCCAAACGGACTAGACACTTATGTGGGCGAAAAGGGTGCCCGAATCAGTGGTGGTCAGAGACAACGCCTTGGGATTGCCAGGGCACTCTTTACTAATCCAAAGTTGCTTGTACTTGATGAAGCCACGAGCGCTTTGGATGGCGAAACTGAGTCAAGAATTACCGATTCAATACTTAGCCTCAAAGGTAAGGTCACCGTGCTCATGGTCGCCCATAGGCTTAGCACCGTGCGCAATGCTGATCAGGTCGTTTACATGTCCGAAGGCTCAATTAAGGCCGTAGGCACGTTTGAGTCTGTTCGGAATACCGTTCCAGATTTTGATACTCAAGCTCAGCTAATGGGGCTCTAG
- a CDS encoding RNA polymerase sigma factor: protein MALSVWTVAELGAFYTEHRSELLVHANRVLKDSAKAEEITQDSLIKFMLAAPELESQEHALSYLHRTIENLCIDYFRMEGRRPNLVVIDDAQAEVEAAWQVSGDHSEVLTQAEDAAIIRQALALLSPAERAALVMWEMEGRSTEEIAAELGIKESAVRHTVSRARTSLRRVLSELVIDQERGLTALDMLSTTYKKASELAAKSSKVALSLLLVVTAFLGFNSMTGREGVLPTVSSKDSTGAVAGSASTDSPSPAPSISMPAKKSSTMVSGVYVKSAKAYWPGLDNEGVPTGFTVAGENGPIGKIRVNRNTPIATEEGTILATQAITSGGGPNVMIDQTITVDGNGTKYEVSYVALGIKGNWAVAEADATSVDFERMSNGQYLMTVTISLLSTPTSEFVIPVGDRGYDLVGAPKTITSRLLLNASKTQILAQAVLVPGA from the coding sequence GTGGCACTTAGCGTATGGACAGTTGCTGAACTGGGGGCTTTTTACACTGAGCACCGTTCAGAGCTACTTGTGCATGCCAATCGCGTATTGAAGGATTCAGCTAAGGCTGAAGAAATCACCCAAGACTCTCTTATTAAGTTCATGCTCGCTGCCCCTGAGCTTGAATCACAAGAGCACGCACTCTCTTATCTTCACCGCACTATTGAAAACCTCTGCATCGACTACTTCCGCATGGAAGGGCGCCGTCCAAACCTTGTGGTTATCGATGATGCCCAGGCTGAAGTTGAAGCTGCATGGCAGGTTTCAGGTGATCACTCAGAAGTTCTTACTCAGGCTGAAGATGCGGCGATTATTCGCCAGGCTTTGGCTCTTCTCTCACCTGCTGAGCGCGCAGCGCTTGTGATGTGGGAGATGGAAGGCCGTTCAACTGAAGAAATCGCTGCAGAGCTTGGAATCAAGGAATCTGCAGTGCGTCACACAGTTTCACGCGCTCGCACATCCCTTCGCCGCGTGCTTTCAGAGCTTGTTATTGATCAAGAGCGTGGCCTTACAGCTCTTGACATGCTTTCAACCACCTATAAGAAGGCATCTGAGCTCGCAGCTAAGTCTTCAAAAGTTGCCTTGTCCTTACTATTAGTAGTTACAGCATTCCTTGGCTTTAACTCAATGACTGGCCGCGAAGGAGTTCTTCCAACAGTCAGCTCAAAAGATTCAACAGGAGCCGTAGCTGGATCTGCCTCAACAGATTCACCATCACCTGCCCCATCTATCTCGATGCCAGCAAAGAAGTCATCAACGATGGTTTCTGGAGTATACGTCAAGAGCGCAAAGGCTTACTGGCCTGGCCTTGATAACGAGGGCGTCCCAACAGGATTCACCGTCGCAGGTGAAAATGGTCCAATCGGAAAGATCCGCGTAAACCGCAATACTCCGATTGCGACCGAAGAAGGCACAATTTTGGCCACCCAGGCCATCACATCTGGGGGTGGACCAAATGTGATGATCGATCAGACCATCACAGTCGATGGCAACGGCACAAAGTATGAGGTCAGTTACGTAGCACTCGGAATCAAGGGCAATTGGGCGGTAGCTGAGGCTGACGCCACGAGCGTGGATTTTGAGCGTATGTCCAATGGCCAGTACCTTATGACCGTTACAATTTCCCTACTCTCGACCCCAACTTCAGAGTTCGTAATCCCCGTGGGCGACCGCGGCTACGACCTTGTTGGCGCACCTAAGACGATCACGTCTCGTCTCTTGCTCAATGCGAGCAAGACCCAAATTTTGGCTCAGGCGGTATTAGTACCCGGAGCATAA
- a CDS encoding alpha-1,2-fucosyltransferase translates to MPEKVVYVSGSGGLGNQIHSLHAAYCAAIHGQSRIIFLLPRKKRRSLRLREESLSTFDLGNSIDCPIVMISPKGLNLIRWAGIKLRLRLMIKFNFVIDVPTTSELIPFMSAHCALNKSIHLGGHYENSKIPVKARLLGFPQEFSLRSPGASFEQLKSAFRSPERKPIIGLHVRLGDFRDWQNGSFLLDASYYKERLIRALGKYPNADVWIFSDEPNVAASFVGDISPVKVISEDFELTNAEELSLLANSDLIIASHGTFSWWSCFWKERQENIYYPDPALCLSEWVDVNLVKH, encoded by the coding sequence ATGCCTGAAAAAGTGGTTTATGTTTCGGGAAGTGGGGGGCTTGGAAATCAAATCCACAGTCTGCATGCTGCTTATTGTGCTGCTATACACGGTCAATCGAGGATCATCTTTTTACTTCCAAGGAAGAAGCGTCGCTCATTAAGACTTCGCGAAGAGTCTCTAAGTACATTTGACTTAGGAAATTCAATTGACTGCCCAATAGTAATGATTTCCCCAAAAGGGTTGAATCTAATCCGGTGGGCCGGAATAAAACTTCGACTTCGATTAATGATTAAATTTAATTTTGTTATAGATGTGCCAACCACATCGGAACTTATACCCTTTATGAGCGCTCATTGCGCGCTCAACAAGTCGATACACCTTGGTGGCCATTATGAGAATTCCAAAATACCAGTTAAGGCACGACTTCTCGGATTCCCCCAAGAATTCTCTTTACGAAGCCCGGGTGCTTCTTTTGAGCAACTCAAGTCAGCATTTCGAAGCCCTGAGAGAAAGCCCATTATTGGTCTGCATGTTCGTTTAGGAGACTTTCGGGATTGGCAAAACGGAAGTTTTTTACTTGATGCCTCGTACTACAAAGAAAGATTGATAAGGGCTTTAGGGAAATATCCTAATGCAGATGTTTGGATTTTTTCAGATGAACCGAATGTAGCCGCGTCTTTTGTTGGAGATATATCGCCCGTTAAGGTAATAAGCGAAGACTTTGAACTCACAAACGCAGAAGAATTGAGCTTATTGGCAAACTCGGATTTGATTATTGCATCACATGGAACTTTTAGTTGGTGGAGCTGCTTCTGGAAGGAGAGGCAGGAAAATATCTATTATCCCGATCCGGCCCTTTGTTTATCTGAATGGGTCGACGTCAATCTAGTTAAACACTAA
- a CDS encoding glycosyltransferase family 2 protein, with protein MSQENSMPLLTAIVPVTRMAGRLERMKSWLEDVSQLDLEVIIVHDKQDEVTGIEIIALCNSLNNPNVHLIEKYSGSPGLARNVGLSMSSGAWICFWDCDDLPLPEKILGVVSELDKQTEIVIGQFELVDNLSEKSKYLSRSKTLSDLVLNPGIWRMVFKSGLIRNSEFTKFHLGEDQLFLLQHGPENRRILFTDEVFYKYFQGVPDQLTSQKNKIGDLFEVCKITSANLIDRKNEDQDFAILVLSKNALTCIKEGLPGLKVLTMRLFFATIARSSWKTKLLLTVAPIRIVGRILHERT; from the coding sequence ATGTCGCAAGAAAATTCTATGCCACTCCTTACGGCCATCGTTCCTGTAACAAGAATGGCTGGTCGATTAGAGAGAATGAAATCTTGGCTTGAGGATGTAAGTCAATTGGATTTGGAAGTAATAATAGTTCATGACAAGCAAGACGAGGTCACGGGGATAGAAATTATCGCGCTGTGCAATTCTTTGAATAATCCAAACGTACATCTGATTGAGAAATACTCTGGTTCACCAGGACTTGCCCGAAATGTAGGACTTTCGATGTCTTCCGGCGCCTGGATTTGTTTTTGGGATTGCGACGATTTGCCACTTCCAGAAAAAATCTTAGGTGTAGTAAGTGAGTTGGATAAGCAAACCGAAATAGTCATTGGTCAGTTTGAACTAGTAGATAACTTAAGCGAGAAGTCAAAATACCTTTCGCGAAGTAAGACTCTTTCAGATCTAGTCTTGAACCCAGGAATTTGGCGCATGGTGTTCAAGTCGGGACTTATCCGAAATTCGGAATTTACTAAATTCCATTTAGGAGAAGATCAACTTTTCTTGCTACAACATGGTCCGGAAAATCGAAGGATTTTGTTTACGGATGAAGTCTTCTATAAGTATTTTCAAGGAGTCCCGGATCAACTTACTAGTCAAAAGAACAAAATAGGAGACTTATTCGAAGTATGCAAGATCACCAGCGCCAACCTTATTGACCGAAAAAATGAAGATCAAGATTTTGCCATTCTTGTTTTAAGCAAGAACGCCTTGACCTGCATTAAAGAAGGATTGCCAGGGCTCAAGGTTCTAACTATGCGCCTATTCTTCGCGACGATTGCAAGATCTTCATGGAAGACAAAGTTGCTCCTGACGGTAGCCCCAATTCGAATAGTGGGGAGAATTCTTCATGAAAGGACATGA
- a CDS encoding putative sugar O-methyltransferase: MKNLLRILRNNIIDLAFRFRNRAIRALSSKTVISADDSKSDSEVSFYVSSVDAINSNPKKFNRFRRIYNYREILEHVTYWQGIKYLKKIENQNPDLYLNFPKRHTSDLIGKPRRYIYLQDVEISPTTIRYLSVASEIQSIFGTNMSGNVVEIGGGYGGQCAVFQDFFKVNEYEIYDLPNVQHLIKKFLVAIGRSQNVRFPEFGQTHDTPINFAVSNYAFSELPRQIQTWYLENILKKSEAGYMIMNSGRADFTGRNKGKLSIQEIQAVITGSRLVEEVPRTNPDNYVLVWGKHLNLEHCSEIR; this comes from the coding sequence ATGAAAAACCTGCTAAGAATTCTGCGAAATAATATCATCGACTTAGCATTTAGGTTCAGAAATAGGGCAATTCGGGCTTTATCAAGTAAAACTGTTATTAGCGCCGACGATTCGAAGAGTGATAGCGAAGTGAGTTTTTACGTGTCCAGCGTTGACGCCATCAATTCGAATCCTAAAAAATTTAATCGCTTTCGACGAATTTATAATTATCGAGAAATTCTTGAGCATGTCACTTATTGGCAAGGTATCAAATACTTGAAGAAAATCGAAAATCAGAATCCAGATCTTTATCTCAATTTCCCAAAAAGGCACACCAGCGATTTAATTGGTAAACCTCGCAGATATATTTATCTTCAAGATGTGGAAATCAGCCCAACAACAATTCGGTATCTATCTGTTGCATCTGAGATTCAAAGTATTTTTGGAACTAATATGTCGGGGAATGTGGTTGAAATTGGCGGAGGGTACGGAGGCCAGTGCGCGGTCTTTCAAGATTTTTTCAAAGTTAATGAATACGAAATCTACGATCTTCCAAACGTACAACACCTAATCAAGAAATTCTTGGTAGCGATTGGCCGTTCACAAAATGTAAGGTTCCCAGAATTCGGACAAACTCACGACACTCCTATAAATTTTGCAGTAAGTAACTACGCATTTTCTGAGTTGCCACGACAAATTCAAACTTGGTACCTGGAGAATATTCTCAAGAAATCAGAAGCTGGATATATGATCATGAATAGTGGCCGGGCAGATTTTACGGGCCGGAACAAGGGAAAGCTTTCGATTCAAGAAATTCAAGCAGTTATAACAGGCTCAAGATTAGTTGAAGAGGTTCCAAGGACTAATCCAGACAATTATGTCTTAGTCTGGGGAAAGCATTTGAACTTAGAGCATTGTTCTGAAATTAGGTAA
- a CDS encoding dTDP-4-dehydrorhamnose 3,5-epimerase family protein: MSLINLNDFSNGPFSFPIPPHEDDRGTFRMIFRQSELKSRFPTIPPMTQLNYIENRQSSLRGFHGALEKANHWKLVTCISGAVTDAVLDIRPNSQTFGMIGMLQITANKPELLVIPPGFAHAFQALETKTIAIYATNIEYPNQDEIDINPLIPSCKEIWGKSPIVSARDENALRFDELLAAGKFYA; the protein is encoded by the coding sequence ATGTCCCTAATAAATCTAAATGACTTCTCAAATGGACCCTTCTCTTTTCCAATCCCCCCACACGAAGATGACAGGGGGACCTTTCGGATGATCTTCCGACAATCCGAACTTAAATCAAGATTTCCAACAATTCCCCCAATGACTCAACTTAATTACATTGAAAATAGACAGTCATCGTTGCGCGGGTTCCATGGAGCTTTGGAGAAAGCGAATCATTGGAAGCTGGTTACTTGCATTTCCGGTGCTGTTACAGATGCAGTTCTTGACATCAGACCGAATTCACAAACTTTTGGAATGATTGGCATGTTACAAATTACTGCAAATAAGCCGGAGCTTCTGGTTATCCCTCCAGGCTTTGCTCATGCATTCCAAGCACTCGAAACCAAGACCATTGCAATTTATGCAACAAATATCGAGTATCCAAATCAGGATGAAATCGACATCAACCCTTTGATTCCATCTTGTAAAGAGATCTGGGGTAAGTCCCCAATTGTTAGCGCGCGCGATGAAAATGCCTTGCGATTCGACGAACTACTAGCTGCCGGAAAATTCTATGCCTGA
- a CDS encoding alpha-1,2-fucosyltransferase, with protein MKGHDSNKVVLNGGLGNQLFQIACGLYYSVDKKVLADGNKGLPNLNSENRVILESLDFPGKEIAFTERQEMPLQRQLFRILLVAGIKSTASRNLDFIVKHFTRLTRFLGLIGVSQVIVGRGVGYTPGIKGTHRSIAIGYFQTFRYASDHAVFKILKASRPKRVGVELQKNLKLAEQSLPIIVHIRLGDYLLEPNFGILPPSYFLEGISLLREKLPNNPIWVFSDDVGQAKKYFQGEALGEIIWIPNVDGDPVSTLELMKHGSGYVISNSTYSWWAAFLRSDPKAKVVAPSPWFKVGGTPDSLLPDSWVLLNPWPRN; from the coding sequence ATGAAAGGACATGACTCAAATAAAGTTGTCCTAAATGGTGGATTAGGCAACCAACTATTTCAAATTGCATGTGGACTTTATTATTCAGTAGACAAAAAAGTGTTGGCAGATGGGAATAAGGGACTCCCCAACTTGAATTCAGAGAATCGAGTCATATTGGAATCGCTTGACTTCCCTGGTAAGGAAATCGCATTCACTGAACGTCAAGAAATGCCCCTCCAGAGGCAATTGTTTAGAATTCTCTTGGTCGCTGGAATTAAATCCACTGCAAGTCGAAATCTAGATTTCATTGTTAAGCACTTTACCCGACTAACAAGATTTCTTGGCTTGATTGGTGTCAGTCAAGTTATCGTCGGTCGAGGCGTCGGCTACACGCCAGGGATAAAAGGCACTCATCGTTCAATCGCTATTGGGTATTTTCAAACTTTTAGGTATGCATCGGACCATGCCGTCTTCAAAATTCTAAAGGCTTCGAGACCGAAGCGAGTTGGAGTAGAGCTCCAGAAGAATCTTAAATTAGCTGAACAGTCTCTTCCGATTATTGTTCACATTCGTTTGGGAGATTACTTATTGGAGCCAAATTTCGGAATTCTCCCCCCAAGTTATTTTCTGGAAGGCATATCTCTTCTACGGGAAAAGCTTCCAAACAATCCAATTTGGGTTTTTTCGGATGATGTGGGTCAGGCAAAGAAATATTTTCAGGGTGAGGCGCTAGGTGAAATTATCTGGATTCCGAACGTAGATGGCGACCCAGTAAGCACGTTGGAGCTAATGAAACACGGAAGTGGCTATGTAATTTCTAATTCAACTTACAGCTGGTGGGCTGCTTTCTTAAGATCTGACCCTAAAGCTAAGGTTGTTGCTCCAAGTCCTTGGTTCAAAGTTGGAGGTACGCCCGATTCACTGCTTCCGGATTCCTGGGTTTTGTTAAACCCTTGGCCGCGCAATTAA
- a CDS encoding dTDP-glucose 4,6-dehydratase: protein MKKYLVTGGAGFIGSNFVNRLFNELSSKESDFEIHCIDKLTYAGNLANISKEARESKSFVFHEVDINSTEVDVILGSNQFEYGINFAAESHVDRSIDGPAIFVTTNVLGTTNLLNAWRSFQNNRFIQIGTDEVYGSLQVGFANEQFRLMPSSPYSASKASADLIALSYRHTYGMDVIVTRCSNNYGPNQNSEKLIPKMIEAIQANHDLQVYGDGSNVREWIHVGDHVSAIMQIATAIKPQSSVYNIGTGVELTNLQIIKLLQDKIKYSESKVKFIADRPGHDFRYAIDSRLLREEFGWKPAIDLNEGLDGLISL from the coding sequence ATGAAGAAATATCTTGTGACGGGTGGAGCAGGATTTATTGGGTCCAATTTTGTAAATCGACTTTTCAATGAGCTATCTTCCAAAGAGTCAGATTTTGAAATACATTGCATTGATAAATTAACCTACGCTGGCAATTTGGCTAATATAAGTAAGGAAGCTCGAGAATCGAAAAGCTTTGTATTCCACGAGGTAGATATCAATTCAACCGAAGTTGATGTGATTTTGGGTTCAAATCAGTTCGAGTATGGAATCAATTTTGCAGCTGAGAGCCACGTAGACCGAAGCATTGACGGTCCTGCAATATTTGTCACAACAAATGTGCTTGGAACGACAAATCTACTGAATGCCTGGCGCTCTTTTCAGAATAACCGTTTTATTCAAATTGGAACAGATGAGGTCTATGGCTCCCTTCAGGTCGGATTTGCAAATGAGCAATTTCGATTGATGCCTTCCTCGCCGTATTCAGCTTCGAAGGCAAGCGCAGACTTGATTGCACTTTCCTATAGACATACCTATGGGATGGATGTGATTGTTACGCGCTGCTCGAACAATTATGGTCCGAATCAAAATTCAGAGAAACTAATTCCTAAAATGATTGAAGCAATCCAAGCCAATCACGACTTGCAAGTTTATGGAGATGGATCGAATGTTCGCGAATGGATCCATGTGGGGGATCATGTTTCGGCAATAATGCAAATTGCTACTGCAATTAAACCTCAATCAAGTGTCTATAATATCGGTACAGGTGTAGAACTGACTAACTTGCAAATAATTAAATTACTTCAAGACAAAATAAAATATTCTGAATCTAAAGTTAAATTCATTGCAGATAGACCGGGACACGATTTTCGTTACGCGATTGATAGTCGTTTGCTTCGCGAGGAATTTGGGTGGAAGCCTGCGATTGACTTGAATGAGGGACTAGACGGATTAATTAGCCTTTAG
- a CDS encoding DegT/DnrJ/EryC1/StrS family aminotransferase, which translates to MSKTLRNFVVPAGNLAGQNTEYLGAISEQLKSGSLIGGNAVSKFEENLATYVGANHVLSLASGMDALIIGLTALNLPPMSNVLVADNAGGYASLAVLSTGHRPIFCDVNPSDFEMDLDFATDFSDEIQAVVVTHLYGRMADMNSIMAWAKKNDIKVIEDCAQSIGAIQDQKQAGTFGDIGTFSFYPTKNLGGVGDGGAICTDNDLYAERINKLRQYGWKHRYNISEKFARNSRLDSINAAVLDEKLKTLNQSNMRRREILTQYISSFSSGIFFQDRSVALDNVAHLAVGVCENPTEMINFFGAEGVELTRHYPIPDSLQEGLNYLGVDKATPTSHRLCKQVVSLPIYPWLTDEQVNLVCIVAQKWSGSNA; encoded by the coding sequence TTGAGCAAAACCTTGCGCAATTTTGTTGTACCGGCCGGGAATTTAGCTGGCCAGAATACTGAGTATCTAGGCGCGATCTCCGAGCAGTTGAAAAGTGGTTCGCTGATTGGCGGCAATGCAGTCTCAAAGTTTGAAGAGAATTTAGCAACTTATGTAGGCGCTAATCATGTCCTGAGTCTCGCATCCGGCATGGATGCGCTGATTATTGGCCTCACGGCACTCAACCTTCCACCGATGTCAAACGTGCTTGTGGCAGATAACGCTGGCGGGTACGCGAGCTTGGCAGTTCTAAGCACCGGGCACCGTCCGATTTTTTGCGATGTCAACCCATCCGATTTTGAGATGGATCTAGATTTTGCAACTGATTTCTCAGATGAAATCCAAGCTGTGGTTGTTACACATCTATACGGCCGCATGGCAGACATGAATTCAATTATGGCCTGGGCGAAGAAAAATGATATTAAGGTGATTGAAGACTGCGCGCAATCCATTGGAGCGATACAGGATCAAAAGCAGGCAGGTACTTTTGGCGATATAGGAACCTTTTCCTTTTACCCGACAAAGAATTTAGGTGGAGTCGGAGATGGTGGTGCCATTTGTACGGATAATGATTTATATGCAGAACGTATTAACAAATTACGACAATATGGATGGAAACACCGCTACAACATCTCGGAGAAATTCGCTCGAAACTCACGCCTAGATTCAATAAACGCGGCTGTGCTTGATGAGAAACTGAAAACATTGAATCAATCAAATATGCGCCGCAGGGAGATTCTTACTCAGTATATTTCCTCATTTTCAAGCGGCATTTTTTTCCAAGATCGAAGTGTTGCCTTAGATAATGTTGCACATTTAGCGGTAGGAGTTTGTGAAAATCCAACTGAAATGATTAATTTCTTTGGTGCTGAAGGAGTGGAATTGACGCGACATTACCCGATCCCAGATTCGCTTCAAGAAGGATTAAATTACCTTGGAGTTGATAAGGCCACACCTACAAGTCATAGATTATGCAAACAAGTTGTATCTCTGCCGATTTATCCTTGGTTGACGGATGAACAGGTAAATTTGGTGTGCATTGTTGCGCAGAAGTGGTCTGGCTCCAATGCCTAA